DNA from Bradyrhizobium diazoefficiens USDA 110:
GCGCGTTCGCGATCAATTCGAATTCAAGGCCTTCGATGCGGTCATTGCCAAGGGCATGACAAAAGAAACCCGCATTTTCGAACTCGTCGGAGCTTCGGCATGAGGTGGATTTGTTCCTTGCGCGGGTTCTTTGCCGTGCCGCTCATTCTTTTTGCTTCGATGGCTCATGGCGCCGAAGACACCATTAAGGTCGGCATTCTGCACTCCCTGTCCGGGACCATGGCCAACAGCGAATCCGCGCTGAAGGACACGGTTCTGATGATGATTGCGGACCAGAACAAGAAGGGCGGGTTGCTCGGCAGAAAACTGGAGCCGGTCGTCGCCGACCCCGCTTCGGACTGGGACGCATTCACCGACAAGGCGCGCGAGTTGCTCGCGAACGAAAAGGTCGCGGTCGTGTTCGGTTGCTGGACCTCAACATCCAGAAAAGCCGTCATTCCGGTGTTCGAGCGACTGAACGGCCTGCTTTTCTATCCGGTTCAGCACGAAGGTGAGGAAAGCTCGCGGAACGTCTTCTACACCGGCGCGGCGCCGAGCCAGCAGGCGATTCCGGCCGTTCGCTACTTGATGAGCAAGGAGGGAGGCGGTATTCGCCGCTGGGTCCTCCTCGGAACCGAAAGCGACTATCCGCGCATGACCAACCGGATCCTCGGCGCATACCTCGCCGCGGAAGGCGTGAATGCCGAGGACGTCACCACGATCTATGCGCCGCTTGGCCATTCGGACTGGCGCGAGATCGTCGAGAAGATCAAGGTCCTTGGCTCACAGGGTAAAAAGACCGCCGTGATTTCAACCATCAGCGGAGATGCTAACGGCCATCTGTACAACGAATTGGCGGCCCAGCAGGTTGAGGCCCGCAAGATTCCTGTCATGGGGCTCTCCGTTACAGCACGAGAATTGCGAGGTGTAGACGTCAGCCGGCTTGTTGGGCACATGGCGGCGCGGAGCTACTTCCAGTCGGTCACGACGCCGGAGAACGACGCATTCGTCAAGATGTGGACCGACTTCAACGAGCAGCGCGACAACATCACGAACGATCCGATGGAGGCGACCTTCATCGGCTTCCGGATGTGGGCGCAGGCCGTCACTCAGGCAGGTACATCAGACGCGAATGCGGTCCGTCAGGCTATGTACGGTCAGAGGATCAAGGCGCCGAGCGGTTTTGAGGTGGTGATGAATACCAATCATCATCTTTCCAAGCCCGCGATGATCGGCAAGCTCAATCCGGATGGCAGGTTCGACGTGGTCTGGCGCTCGATCAACCCGATCAAGGCTTCGGTCTGGAGCCGCTACATTCCAGAGAGCGCAAAGCTTACCGCCGACTGGACATTTCCGTGGGTATGCGGCGGGTGCGCCGAGCCGACATTCAAGGAATGGTGAACCAGATTGGTGCGGCCTGGAGTCCGCTAATGGGATGGTCCGGCCGTGCTCCTGCCCCGCCAGCGATAAGCTGGCCAGGGGCGCCAAGACAAGGAGCACGCCATGTCCCAGACACCCAGTACTGCGATCGCCGTGATCGGCATCGATATCGGCAAAAACTCGTTCCACGTCGTGGGCCACGATACGCGCGGCGCCATCGTGCTGCGGCAAAAGTGGTCGCGTGGCCAGGTGGAGGCGCGGCTCGCCAATATGCAGCCTTGCCTGATCGGCATGGAAGCCTGCGTCGGCGCACATCATTTGAGCCGCAAACTCGCATCGCTAGGTCACGATGCCAGGTTGATGCCGGCCAAATATGTCCGCCCTTATAGCAAAGGACCGAAGAACGACTTCAATGATGCCGAAGCGATTGCCGAAGCCGTGCAACGCCCGACGATGAAGTTCGTGGCGACCAAGACCGCGGAGCAACTGGATCTGCAGGCGCTGCATCGGGTGCGCGAGCGGCTGGTGTCGCAACGCACCGGCATCATCAACCAGATTCGCGCCTTCATGCTGGAACGCGGGATCGCGGTGCGCCAGGGTATCGGCTTCCTGCGCACAGAACTGCCCACCATCCTTGCCACGCGCACCGATGCCCTGTCGCCACGCATGTTGCGTGTCATCGAGGAGTTGGCAGGCGACTGGCGCCGGCTGGATCAGCGCATCGATAGCCTCTCCGGCGAGATCGAAGCACTGGCCCGTCAAGATCAGGCATGTTCGCGCCTGATGACGGTGCCTGGCATCGGGCCGATCATTTCGAGCGCCATGGTAGCCGCGATCGGCACTGGAGACGTCTTCTCCAAAGGCCGTGACTTCGGCGCCTGGCTCGGACTGGTGCCCAAGCAGATCTCGACGGGAGACCGCACGATCCTCGGCAAAATCTCAAGGCGCGGCAATCGCTACCTGCGCGTTCTGTTCGTGCAGGCGGCATGGGTGGTGCTGGTCAGGATCAAGAACTGGGAACGTTACGGACTCAGATCCTGGATCGAAGCCGCCAAGAAGCGATTGCACCACAACGTGCTAGCGATCGCACTCGC
Protein-coding regions in this window:
- a CDS encoding ABC transporter substrate-binding protein — protein: MRWICSLRGFFAVPLILFASMAHGAEDTIKVGILHSLSGTMANSESALKDTVLMMIADQNKKGGLLGRKLEPVVADPASDWDAFTDKARELLANEKVAVVFGCWTSTSRKAVIPVFERLNGLLFYPVQHEGEESSRNVFYTGAAPSQQAIPAVRYLMSKEGGGIRRWVLLGTESDYPRMTNRILGAYLAAEGVNAEDVTTIYAPLGHSDWREIVEKIKVLGSQGKKTAVISTISGDANGHLYNELAAQQVEARKIPVMGLSVTARELRGVDVSRLVGHMAARSYFQSVTTPENDAFVKMWTDFNEQRDNITNDPMEATFIGFRMWAQAVTQAGTSDANAVRQAMYGQRIKAPSGFEVVMNTNHHLSKPAMIGKLNPDGRFDVVWRSINPIKASVWSRYIPESAKLTADWTFPWVCGGCAEPTFKEW
- a CDS encoding IS110 family transposase, coding for MSQTPSTAIAVIGIDIGKNSFHVVGHDTRGAIVLRQKWSRGQVEARLANMQPCLIGMEACVGAHHLSRKLASLGHDARLMPAKYVRPYSKGPKNDFNDAEAIAEAVQRPTMKFVATKTAEQLDLQALHRVRERLVSQRTGIINQIRAFMLERGIAVRQGIGFLRTELPTILATRTDALSPRMLRVIEELAGDWRRLDQRIDSLSGEIEALARQDQACSRLMTVPGIGPIISSAMVAAIGTGDVFSKGRDFGAWLGLVPKQISTGDRTILGKISRRGNRYLRVLFVQAAWVVLVRIKNWERYGLRSWIEAAKKRLHHNVLAIALANKLARIAWAVLAKGRAFELTRTNDADVQSA